In Panthera uncia isolate 11264 chromosome B4, Puncia_PCG_1.0, whole genome shotgun sequence, one genomic interval encodes:
- the APOF gene encoding apolipoprotein F → MCGLRFITIQVELLFCYLLLHPVDAISYGNQTNILMHLPSSLRSWPPSSDPLFCQTLLPKSLPGFTHMAPLLKFLVGLPLLITLEKAGCQADTWALQLQLYHQGGVKATQILIRHLQGLQKSRSTGRAVSVDALASTLQLLTREQPGPQRAQRSLPINDCEQEQEQGVHDIVQLLPGVGTYYNLGTALYYAAQNCSDKAKERGQDGVIDMGYDFLMTMVGLSGGPTGLLISAALKPAVKTGIQQLIQYYYVNEANTPLPEISEETWGRALNVSDLEETTSKAL, encoded by the coding sequence ATGTGTGGCCTCAGATTCATCACGATACAAGTTGAGCTGCTTTTTTGCTACCTCCTGCTGCACCCTGTGGATGCCATTTCATATGGAAACCAGACAAATATTCTGATGCACCTTCCCTCATCCTTGAGGTCCTGGCCACCCTCCTCAGACCCTTTGTTCTGCCAGACCCTGCTCCCAAAGTCCCTGCCTGGCTTCACCCACATGGCCCCTCTACTCAAGTTCTTGGTAGGCTTGCCACTGCTGATCACCCTGGAGAAAGCTGGCTGCCAGGCTGATACCTGGGCCCTGCAACTTCAGTTGTATCATCAGGGGGGTGTGAAAGCTACACAGATCCTCATCCGGCATCTTCAAGGGCTCCAGAAAAGCAGAAGCACAGGGAGGGCAGTTTCAGTGGATGCCCTGGCCTCTACTCTACAGCTGTTGACCAGGGAGCAGCCGGGCCCACAAAGAGCCCAACGATCCCTACCCATCAATGACTGTGaacaggagcaggagcagggtgTGCACGATATAGTCCAGCTGTTGCCAGGAGTGGGAACCTACTACAACCTGGGCACAGCTCTGTATTATGCTGCTCAGAACTGCTCAGACAAGGCCAAGGAACGAGGCCAAGATGGGGTCATAGATATGGGTTATGACTTTCTGATGACCATGGTTGGGTTATCTGGGGGACCCACAGGACTACTAATCAGCGCTGCACTTAAACCTGCAGTGAAGACTGGGATTCAACAGTTGATCCAGTATTACTATGTGAATGAGGCAAACACCCCTCTGCCAGAGATCAGCGAAGAGACCTGGGGGAGGGCTTTAAATGTGAGTGACCTGGAAGAAACAACTTCCAAGGCCCTTTGA
- the LOC125920269 gene encoding cytochrome c-like — MKLNAYGSDLGLEVLSGWRAGRPAREQAPSFRAQPKSDLKMGDVEKGKKIFVQKCAQCHTVETGGKHKTGPNLHGLFGRKTGQAPGLSYPDANKNKGITWGEETLMEYLENPKKYVPGTKMIFAGIKKAGERADLIAYLKKATKE, encoded by the coding sequence atgaagctCAATGCCTACGGTTCTGACTTAGGCTTAGAAGTACTATCTGGGTGGAGAGCTGGACGTCCGGCTCGGGAGCAGGCACCTTCGTTTCGCGCGCAACCAAAGAGCGATTTAAAAATGGGTGATGTTGAGAAGGGCAAGAAGATTTTTGTTCAGAAGTGTGCCCAGTGCCATACTGTGGAAACGGGAGGCAAGCACAAGACTGGGCCAAATCTCCATGGTTTATTTGGGCGAAAAACAGGTCAAGCCCCTGGGTTGTCTTACCCGGATGCCAATAAGAACAAAGGCATCACCTGGGGAGAGGAGACATTGATGGAGTATttggagaatcccaagaagtacGTCCCTGGAACAAAAATGATCTTCGCTGGCATTAAGAAGGCAGGGGAAAGAGCGGACTTGATAGCTTATCTCAAAAAAGCTACTAAGGAGTAA
- the TIMELESS gene encoding protein timeless homolog: MMNCELLATCSALGYLEGDTYHKEPDCLESVKDLIRYLRHEDDTRDVRQQLGAAQILQSDLLPILTQHRQDKPLFDAVIRLMVNLTQPALLCFGSVPKEPSFRHHFLQVLAYLQAYKEAFASEKAFGVLSETLYELLQLGWEERQEEDNLLIERILLLVRNILHVPADLDQEKRIDDDASVHDQLLWAIHLSGLDDLLLFLASSPAEQQWSLHVLEIVSLMFRDQNPEQLAGVGQGRLAKERSTDVAELEVLRQREMAEKKTRALQRSNRHSRFGGSYIVQGLKSIGERDLIFHKGLHNLQNYSSDLGKQPRRVPKRRQAAQELSIQRRSALNVRLFLRDFCSEFLENCYNRLMGSVKDHLLREKAQQHDETYYMWALAFFMAFNRAASFRPGLVSETLSVRTFHFIEQNLTNYYEMMLTDRKEAASWARRMHLALKAYQELLATVNEMDMSPDEAVRESSRIIKNNIFYVMEYRELFLALFRKFDERCQPRSFLRDLVETTHLFLKMLERFCRSRGNLVVQNKRKKRKKKKKVQDQPLASGNVSYSTGELEAMWPSLAEQLQCYAQDPELSLDSMVPFDAASEVPVEEQRAEAMVRIQDCLLAGQAPQALTLLRSAREVWPEGDVFGSQDISAEEEIQLLKQILCAPLPRHQGPEEQGAEEEEEEEEEEELQAVQVSEKEFNFLDYLKRFASSTVVRAYVLLLRSYRQNSAHTNHCIVKMLHRLAHDLKMEALLFQLSLFCLFNRLLSDPAAGAYKELVTFAKYILGKFFALAAVNQKAFVELLFWKNTAVVREMAEGYGSLDGGSSSRRPLAWSPEEEAQLQELYLTHKDVEGQDVVDTILVHLKTPRTRKQVIHHLVRLGLADSVKGFQRKGTHIVLWTEDQELELQRLFEEFQDSDDVLGHIMKNITAKRSRARIVDKLLALGLVAERRELYKKRRKKPAPSSSPNGEESLKDFCQEDLEEEEILPEEESEEDEEKEEDSEAEQAQGSSVLSTENLGQSLYQEGFSAPLLWLQNCLIRVADDREEDGCSQAVPLVPLTEENEEAMENEQFQRLLRKLGVRPPSSGQETFWRIPAKLSPSQLRRIAASLSQPEEEQKLRPGLEPKVPGEQNPEEEHQKEQREQALRALQLARKKKAGPVSPSGEGTTGEKEQLQMVPRKRQLLDSDEEQEEDEGRNKAPESRAPGIEKKKRFQIEDEDEND; encoded by the exons ATGATGAATTGTGAACTTCTAGCCACATGTAGTGCCCTTGGGTACTTAGAGGGAGACACTTACCACAAAGAACCAGATTGCTTAG AGAGTGTAAAGGATTTGATCCGCTACTTGAGGCATGAGGATGACACTCGCGATGTGCGGCAACAGTTGGGGGCAGCCCAGATCCTGCAGAGTGACCTTCTACCCATCCTTACCCAACACCGCCAGGACAAGCCTCTCTTCGATGCTGTTATCAG GCTGATGGTGAACTTGACACAACCAGCTTTGCTCTGTTTTGGCAGTGTGCCCAAAGAACCTAGCTTTCGTCACCATTTTCTGCAGGTGCTAGCCTACTTGCAGGCCTACAAAGAG GCCTTTGCCAGTGAGAAGGCTTTTGGAGTCCTCAGTGAAACTTTGTATGAGCTGCTACAGCTG GGCTGGGAGGAACGACAAGAGGAAGACAACTTGCTGATTGAACGGATCCTGCTCCTGGTCAGAAATATTCTCCATGTTCCAGCCGACCTTGATCAGGAAAAG AGGATCGATGATGACGCCAGTGTCCATGACCAGCTTCTCTGGGCAATTCACCTCAGTGGCCTGGATGACCTGCTTCTCTTTCTGGCCAGCTCACCTGCTGAGCAACAGTGGAGCCTGCATGTGCTAGAGATTGTCTCCCTTATGTTTCGTGACCAG AACCCTGAACAGCTGGCAGGAGTAGGACAGGGGCGCTTAGCTAAGGAGCGGAGCACAGATGTGGCAGAACTGGAGGTATTACGCCAGAGGGAAATGGCAGAAAAGAAGACTCGAGCCCTTCAGCGAAGCAACAG aCATTCTCGATTTGGGGGCTCCTACATTGTCCAGGGGTTGAAATCCATTGGGGAGAGGGACCTCATCTTTCATAAAGGTCTCCACAAT CTCCAAAACTACAGTTCAGATTTGGGAAAGCAGCCCCGAAGGGTGCCTAAACGTCGGCAGGCTGCCCAGGAGCTGTCCATTCAACGCCGCTCCGCCCTCAATGTGAGACTCTTCCTCAGAGACTTCTGCTCTGAGTTTCTGGAGAACTGTTACAACCGGCTCATGGGCTCAGTGAAG GATCACCTGCTGCGAGAGAAGGCTCAGCAGCATGATGAGACCTACTACATGTGGGCCTTGGCTTTCTTCATGGCCTTCAACCGAGCTGCCTCCTTCCGGCCAGGCCTGGTTTCTGAGACCCTCAGTGTCCGTACCTTCCACTTCATTGAGCAGAACCTCACCAACTACTATGAAATGATGCTGACGGACCGCAAGGAAGCTGCCTCCTGGGCACGTCG GATGCACCTGGCCCTGAAGGCCTATCAGGAGCTGCTGGCCACAGTGAATGAGATGGACATGTCCCCAGATGAGGCTGTGAGGGAGAGCAGCCGCATCATCAAGA ACAACATTTTCTATGTGATGGAGTACCGAGAGCTGTTCCTGGCACTCTTTCGAAAGTTTGATGAGAGATGTCAGCCACGCTCTTTCCTTCGTGACTTGGTAGAAACCACTCACCTCTTCCTCAAGATGTTGGAGCGGTTCTGTCGGAGCCGTGGGAATCTGGTGGTGCAG AACAaacgaaagaaaagaaagaagaaaaagaaggtccAAGATCAGCCTCTTGCTTCTGGTAATGTCTCCTATAGCACAGGGGAACTAGAAGCTATGTGGCCATCCCTGGCCGAGCAGCTACAGTGCTATGCCCAG GATCCTGAGCTCAGTTTGGACTCCATGGTTCCCTTTGATGCGGCCTCAGAGGTGCCAGTGGAAGAGCAGCGGGCAGAAGCCATGGTGCGGATCCAAGACTGTCTCCTGGCTGGTCAGGCCCCACAGGCCCTAACCCTCCTTAGGTCTGCCCG ggaGGTGTGGCCAGAGGGAGATGTGTTTGGCTCTCAAGACATTTCTGCAGAGGAAGAGATCCAGCTGCTGAAACAGATTCTCTGTGCCCCGCTTCCCC GGCACCAGGGGCCAGAGGaacaaggggcagaggaagaagaggaggaggaggaggaggaagagttgcAAGCGGTCCAGGtgtcagaaaaagaatttaattttctgGACTACCTGAAACG TTTTGCAAGCTCGACTGTTGTACGAGCCTATGTGCTGCTGCTGCGGAGCTACCGACAGAACAGTGCCCACACTAACCACTGCATTGTCAAGATGCTGCACCGGCTGGCCCATGACCTTAAAATGGAAGCCCTCCTTTTCCAgctctccctcttctgcctcttcaaccGTCTGCTTAGTGACCCGGCTGCTGGGGCCTATAAA GAGCTAGTGACTTTTGCCAAGTACATCCTGGGCAAGTTCTTTGCGTTGGCTGCAGTCAACCAAAAAGCCTTTGTGGAGCTGCTGTTCTGGAAGAACACAGCTGTGGTTCGAGAGATGGCCGAGGGCTATGGCTCTCTGGATGGCGG ATCTTCCAGTCGCAGACCCCTGGCgtggagcccagaggaggaggcCCAGCTTCAGGAACTGTACCTCACCCATAAGGATGTAGAAG GTCAGGATGTGGTAGACACCATCTTGGTGCACCTGAAAACCCCTCGGACACGCAAGCAAGTTATCCACCATCTGGTACGGCTGGGACTGGCTGACAGTGTCAAGGGCTTCCAAAG GAAAGGAACCCATATTGTACTGTGGACAGAAGATCAGGAGCTGGAGCTGCAGCGGCTTTTTGAGGAGTTCCAGGACTCAGATG ATGTGCTAGGTCATATCATGAAGAATATCACAGCCAAACGCTCACGGGCCCGAATAGTGGATAAGCTGCTGGCTCTGGGGCTGGTGGCTGAGCGACGGGAGCTATATAAGAAACGCCGGAAGAAGCCGGCACCCTCGAGCTCG cCTAATGGAGAGGAGTCCCTGAAAGATTTTTGCCAGGAAGATCTGGAAGAAGAGGAAATCCTgccagaggaagagagtgaagaagatgaagagaaagaggaggactCAGAAGCAGAGCAAGCCCAGGGTAGCTCAGTGCTTTCAACTGAAAACCTTGGGCAAAGCCTGTATCAGGAAG gCTTTTCTGCTCCCCTTCTGTGGCTCCAGAACTGCCTGATTCGAGTAGCAGATGATCGAGAAGAGGATG GCTGCTCGCAGGCAGTGCCTTTGGTGCCGCTgacagaagaaaatgaggaagcaaTGGAAAATGAACAGTTTCAACGGCTGTTGCGCAAGCTAGGAGTTCGGCCTCCTTCCTCTGGGCAG GAAACCTTCTGGAGGATTCCAGCCAAGCTGAGTCCTTCCCAGCTCCGGAGGATAGCAGCTTCTTTGAGTCAGCCAGAGGAGGAGCAAAAACTTCGGCCAGGACTAGAACCGAAAGTCCCTGGAGAGCAAAACCCTGAGGAGGAGCACCAAAAGGAACAGCGAGAACAAGCCCTGAGGGCCCTCCAGTTGGCCCGGAAAAAGAAAGCTGGCCCGGTGTCCCCCAGCG GGGAAGGGACCACTGGTGAGAAAGAACAGCTGCAAATGGTGCCCAGGAAGCGACAACTGCTGGACAGCGATGAAGAACAGGAGGAGGATGAGGGCAGGAACAAAG CACCAGAGTCCAGAGCTCCAGGAATCGAAAAGAAGAAACGGTTTCAAATTGAGGATGAAGATGAGAATGACTGA